Proteins from one Prevotella sp. E2-28 genomic window:
- a CDS encoding HipA N-terminal domain-containing protein — MKQAGIYVNDVFCGILTEDEEGFHFSYDEEYLASEDAVPVSPTMPLTKEPYDKEMMFPVFDGLIPEGWLLDIASTSWKIDPRDRMSLLMACCNDCIGNISVKPL, encoded by the coding sequence ATGAAACAGGCAGGAATCTATGTGAATGACGTTTTCTGTGGTATATTGACAGAAGATGAGGAAGGCTTCCATTTCTCCTACGATGAGGAGTATCTGGCCAGTGAGGATGCTGTTCCGGTAAGTCCAACTATGCCCCTGACAAAAGAACCATACGATAAAGAAATGATGTTTCCAGTCTTTGATGGACTCATTCCAGAAGGATGGCTCCTGGACATTGCATCTACATCATGGAAAATTGATCCACGTGATAGAATGTCACTCTTGATGGCTTGTTGTAATGACTGTATAGGAAATATCAGCGTAAAACCGTTGTAG
- the pyrH gene encoding UMP kinase: MARFKRILLKLSGESLMGKQGYGIDPERLSDYAQQIKEVSEMGVQIGIVIGGGNIFRGLSGSQKGFDRVKGDQMGMCATVINSLALSSALGAIGVKNKVMTAIRMEPIGEFYTKWKAIEAMEQGQVCIFSAGTGSPYFTTDTGSSLRGIEIEADVMLKGTRVDGIYTADPEKDPTATKFNDITYKEVLARGLKVMDLTAICMCQDNNLPIYVFNMDIVGNLKKVMAGEEIGTLVHN; encoded by the coding sequence ATGGCAAGATTTAAGAGAATTCTTCTGAAACTCTCAGGCGAGAGCTTGATGGGAAAACAGGGCTACGGTATTGACCCTGAGCGTCTGAGCGACTATGCTCAGCAGATTAAGGAAGTAAGTGAGATGGGCGTGCAGATTGGTATCGTCATTGGTGGGGGAAATATCTTCCGTGGCTTGAGTGGAAGTCAGAAGGGCTTTGATCGTGTGAAGGGTGACCAGATGGGTATGTGTGCAACGGTGATCAACTCCTTGGCTCTATCGTCTGCTCTGGGAGCTATTGGCGTGAAAAACAAGGTGATGACGGCTATCCGCATGGAGCCTATCGGCGAGTTCTATACCAAGTGGAAGGCTATTGAGGCTATGGAACAGGGGCAGGTATGTATCTTCTCTGCAGGTACTGGTTCGCCTTACTTTACTACGGATACGGGTTCATCGCTGCGTGGTATTGAGATTGAGGCCGATGTGATGTTGAAGGGTACTCGTGTGGATGGCATCTATACAGCCGACCCTGAGAAGGATCCTACTGCAACGAAGTTCAATGACATTACTTATAAAGAGGTGCTGGCTCGCGGCCTGAAGGTGATGGACCTGACGGCTATCTGCATGTGTCAGGACAATAACCTGCCTATCTATGTGTTTAATATGGATATCGTAGGAAACCTAAAGAAAGTGATGGCTGGCGAAGAGATTGGTACACTGGTGCACAACTAA
- a CDS encoding DUF4834 family protein has product MEIVLLVIFVVIILLVAAAMLVAFYYLRKGYRFIKRMTNGEMTMEEFERLSKKHYRSKNADGPQFDADYFKTADTNSQQTQQNYSRTVHTADGITITDQRNTHREKKIFAQDEGEYVDYKEVKD; this is encoded by the coding sequence ATGGAGATTGTATTATTAGTCATATTCGTTGTTATTATTCTCCTTGTTGCAGCTGCCATGCTTGTAGCATTCTACTACTTGCGCAAAGGCTACCGCTTCATCAAGCGTATGACTAATGGTGAGATGACGATGGAAGAGTTCGAGCGTTTGTCGAAGAAACACTACAGGAGTAAGAATGCTGACGGTCCGCAGTTTGACGCCGACTATTTCAAAACCGCCGACACGAACAGCCAGCAGACGCAGCAGAATTACAGTCGCACGGTCCACACAGCCGACGGCATCACAATTACAGACCAGCGTAATACGCATAGGGAGAAAAAAATATTCGCCCAGGATGAGGGCGAATATGTAGATTACAAGGAGGTGAAGGATTAG
- a CDS encoding helix-turn-helix transcriptional regulator: MNLSEHIKQKRKKNGLSQVELAERAGVGLRFVRDLEQGKQTLRMDKVNDVLALFGECLGPVKIDMA, from the coding sequence ATGAATCTATCGGAACATATTAAGCAGAAAAGGAAGAAAAACGGCCTTTCTCAGGTAGAATTGGCTGAGAGAGCTGGCGTGGGCCTTAGGTTCGTTAGAGACCTGGAACAAGGTAAGCAGACCTTGAGGATGGACAAGGTGAATGATGTCCTTGCGCTATTCGGAGAATGTCTTGGGCCTGTAAAAATTGATATGGCATGA
- a CDS encoding biotin--[acetyl-CoA-carboxylase] ligase has protein sequence MEWKIVHIDETDSTNRWIKENGLGDMVVVADYQTAGRGCGTNKWESERGKNQLFSILTHPVEVPIMRQFHISMAISLAILDALEQHIGDVSIKWPNDIYWRNGKLGGILIENRLQGGCIKDCIIGIGLNVNQEQFVSDAPNPISLKQIHGEETDREQLLKDILVRFEQYMKQDVKARYLSHLYRRKGFHPYADKNGAFMAEFIDVEDDGHLLLRDDNGQERRYAFKEVTFII, from the coding sequence GTGGAATGGAAAATTGTGCATATTGACGAGACAGACTCTACGAATCGATGGATAAAAGAGAACGGTTTGGGAGATATGGTGGTCGTTGCCGATTACCAAACGGCCGGTCGCGGCTGTGGTACCAATAAATGGGAGAGCGAACGGGGTAAGAACCAGCTTTTTTCTATTCTGACGCATCCTGTAGAGGTGCCAATCATGCGGCAGTTTCATATCTCGATGGCTATTTCGTTGGCTATCCTCGATGCGCTGGAACAGCATATTGGCGATGTGAGTATCAAATGGCCTAATGATATCTACTGGCGCAACGGGAAACTGGGAGGCATCCTGATTGAGAATAGATTGCAGGGCGGATGTATCAAGGACTGCATCATCGGCATTGGTCTGAATGTGAACCAAGAGCAGTTTGTGAGTGACGCACCGAATCCTATTTCTCTGAAGCAGATTCATGGCGAAGAGACTGACCGCGAACAATTGCTGAAGGATATCCTTGTTCGCTTTGAACAGTATATGAAGCAGGATGTGAAGGCTCGCTATCTGTCGCATCTCTATCGGCGCAAGGGCTTCCATCCCTATGCTGATAAGAACGGAGCGTTTATGGCGGAATTCATTGACGTGGAGGATGACGGACATCTGCTATTGCGTGATGATAACGGACAGGAACGTCGGTATGCATTTAAGGAAGTAACATTTATAATTTAA
- a CDS encoding phosphatidylcholine/phosphatidylserine synthase has translation MKKHIPNMITCCNLISGCIATYWAFQGEFKFALLFIVIGAVFDFFDGMTARLLHVSSPIGKELDSLADDITFGFAPSAIIFSWLAPLTSDLSPLTPYVAFIMAAFSALRLAKFNLDERQAMGFIGLPTPANALFWGALIVGAGDFLASSPYYVYGVIAAVFIFSYLLIAEIPMFALKFKTWGWKGNEVKYIFLLTSIIMLAFLQISGLAAVIAWYILLSVLTQRK, from the coding sequence ATGAAGAAGCATATTCCCAATATGATTACCTGCTGCAACCTGATTTCTGGTTGTATTGCTACCTATTGGGCTTTTCAGGGAGAGTTTAAATTCGCGTTGCTGTTCATTGTCATTGGAGCCGTCTTTGACTTCTTCGACGGTATGACAGCTCGCCTGCTGCATGTCAGCTCACCGATAGGCAAAGAATTAGACTCGCTTGCCGATGATATCACCTTCGGCTTTGCGCCTTCTGCCATCATTTTCAGTTGGCTAGCGCCTCTCACCTCTGACCTCTCACCCCTAACTCCTTATGTGGCTTTCATCATGGCAGCATTCTCTGCCTTGCGTCTGGCCAAGTTCAACCTTGACGAGCGACAGGCAATGGGATTTATCGGACTGCCCACTCCTGCTAATGCGCTGTTCTGGGGAGCCCTTATCGTAGGTGCTGGTGATTTCCTTGCTTCTTCACCTTATTATGTATATGGTGTTATTGCCGCTGTCTTTATTTTCAGCTATCTGTTGATTGCTGAGATTCCCATGTTCGCCTTGAAGTTCAAGACCTGGGGATGGAAAGGCAACGAGGTAAAATACATCTTCCTGCTGACAAGTATTATCATGCTCGCTTTCCTGCAAATTAGCGGATTAGCAGCTGTTATTGCCTGGTATATTCTGCTTTCTGTTCTCACCCAACGCAAATAA
- the trxA gene encoding thioredoxin — protein MEVQVTSENFEALKNGDLPLVLDFWATWCGPCRMVSPILSELAEKYDGKIIVGKCDVEENEDLAAEFGIRNIPTILFYKGGVQVDKVVGAQSKDKFIEKIEAML, from the coding sequence ATGGAAGTACAAGTAACAAGTGAGAATTTTGAGGCTCTGAAGAATGGTGATCTGCCTCTGGTATTGGATTTCTGGGCTACATGGTGTGGTCCCTGCCGTATGGTTTCGCCAATTCTTTCAGAACTGGCAGAGAAATACGACGGAAAAATCATTGTTGGTAAGTGCGACGTAGAGGAGAATGAAGACCTGGCTGCTGAGTTTGGTATTCGTAATATCCCTACCATATTGTTCTACAAGGGCGGCGTACAGGTTGATAAAGTTGTAGGTGCCCAGTCAAAGGATAAGTTTATTGAGAAAATTGAAGCAATGCTTTAA
- a CDS encoding phosphatidylserine decarboxylase family protein codes for MGERIKKLKKIRIHREGTEELWYSLFIIVAIAVVLWRTSATLTIIPFILFVAIFGVAWLLMLNFYRCPIRYFNDDTAKTVVAPADGKIVVIEEVDEDEYFHDKRLMISIFMSPLNVHANWFPVDGHVKFVKHFEGNYHKAWLPKASEENEHADTMIETPDGQEVLVRQIAGAMARRIVTYAKADEDCYIDEHLGFIKLGSRVDVYLPLGSKPCVKMKQPTTGDQTVIAKLP; via the coding sequence ATGGGAGAAAGAATCAAAAAACTAAAGAAAATACGTATACATCGCGAGGGAACTGAAGAGCTGTGGTACAGCTTATTTATCATTGTGGCCATCGCAGTAGTACTTTGGCGTACATCCGCTACGCTAACCATCATACCATTCATTCTGTTTGTTGCCATCTTTGGGGTGGCATGGCTACTCATGCTTAACTTCTACCGCTGTCCTATCCGCTATTTCAACGATGACACGGCGAAAACCGTTGTGGCACCTGCTGATGGTAAGATTGTGGTAATTGAAGAGGTTGACGAGGATGAGTATTTCCACGACAAACGTCTGATGATTAGCATCTTCATGAGTCCGCTGAACGTTCACGCCAACTGGTTCCCCGTTGACGGACATGTAAAGTTCGTGAAGCATTTCGAAGGAAACTACCATAAGGCATGGTTGCCCAAGGCCAGTGAGGAGAACGAACATGCTGACACCATGATTGAGACACCTGACGGACAGGAAGTGTTAGTACGCCAGATTGCAGGCGCTATGGCTCGTCGTATCGTGACCTACGCTAAGGCCGACGAGGATTGCTATATTGATGAACACTTAGGTTTCATCAAATTGGGCTCTCGCGTGGATGTCTATCTGCCACTTGGTTCTAAGCCATGTGTCAAGATGAAGCAGCCTACTACAGGCGACCAAACGGTAATTGCAAAACTGCCTTAA
- the fucP gene encoding L-fucose:H+ symporter permease — translation MEAKILTKNGINFLVPFILITSCFALWGFANDMTGPIVKAFSKIFRMSVTEGALVQVAFYLGYFVMAFPAAMFIQRYSFKAGVLVGLSLFAIGSFMFFPAKMTGMYYPFLFAYFILTCGLSFLETSCNPYIYCMGSEETATQRLNLAQAFNPIGALMGMYIAMEFVQSKMSPMTTEQRAILPDTQFDILKDNDLSVLIGPYLGLGAVCALLLVLIRLTKMPKAADSPVNKGIRTAFKELLQIANYREGIIAQFFYVGAQVSCWTFIIQYGTRVFMEEGMDEKSAEILSQKYNIIAMVFFTISRFICTWFLKYVPAGRLLSILAISAFWLVIGAIIFPDRNGIYCLVGISACMSLMFPTIYGIALRNVGDNVKFAGAGLIMAILGGSVFPPLQAMIIDSGITLFDIPAVNLSFSIPLICFVVIAIYGHRSYIRHYILSPHAKDHV, via the coding sequence ATGGAAGCAAAAATACTCACAAAGAATGGTATCAATTTCCTTGTCCCATTCATTCTCATTACTTCATGTTTTGCACTATGGGGATTTGCTAATGACATGACAGGTCCCATTGTCAAGGCCTTTTCCAAGATATTCCGTATGAGCGTTACCGAGGGAGCCTTGGTGCAAGTGGCCTTCTATCTGGGCTATTTTGTTATGGCCTTCCCTGCCGCTATGTTTATCCAGCGTTATTCTTTCAAGGCAGGAGTGTTAGTAGGTCTATCCCTATTTGCCATCGGTTCGTTCATGTTCTTCCCTGCCAAAATGACAGGGATGTACTACCCGTTCCTATTTGCCTATTTCATTCTGACCTGCGGTCTATCATTTCTAGAGACCTCATGCAATCCATATATATATTGTATGGGCAGTGAAGAAACTGCCACACAACGTCTGAACTTAGCACAAGCATTCAATCCCATTGGTGCATTAATGGGTATGTACATCGCCATGGAGTTTGTACAGAGCAAAATGAGTCCGATGACAACAGAGCAACGTGCTATATTGCCTGACACACAGTTTGACATTCTAAAAGACAATGACCTAAGCGTGCTCATTGGCCCCTACCTAGGACTGGGTGCCGTCTGTGCTCTACTCCTGGTTCTTATCCGTTTAACCAAGATGCCCAAAGCTGCCGACAGCCCTGTAAACAAAGGCATAAGAACGGCTTTCAAAGAATTGCTCCAAATAGCCAACTATCGCGAAGGCATCATTGCCCAGTTCTTCTATGTTGGTGCTCAGGTGTCATGCTGGACCTTTATTATACAATATGGTACACGCGTATTCATGGAAGAAGGCATGGATGAAAAGAGTGCAGAAATCCTATCCCAGAAATACAACATCATAGCTATGGTGTTTTTCACCATTAGTCGTTTTATCTGCACATGGTTCCTGAAATATGTTCCTGCAGGGCGTTTGCTATCCATCCTAGCTATTTCAGCTTTCTGGCTAGTTATAGGAGCCATCATCTTCCCAGACCGTAATGGTATCTATTGCTTAGTAGGAATATCTGCCTGTATGTCACTTATGTTTCCTACCATCTACGGCATTGCCCTCCGCAATGTGGGAGATAACGTAAAGTTTGCTGGCGCTGGCCTCATCATGGCCATTCTTGGCGGTTCTGTATTCCCCCCACTTCAAGCAATGATTATCGATTCGGGCATCACACTATTTGATATCCCTGCTGTCAACCTGTCGTTTTCTATCCCGCTGATATGCTTTGTTGTGATAGCCATCTATGGTCACAGGTCATATATTCGCCATTATATACTTAGCCCACACGCAAAAGACCATGTATAA
- the dnaE gene encoding DNA polymerase III subunit alpha: MEDFIHLHVHTYYSILDGQSKIKNLVDKAVGDGMRGLAITDHGDMFGIKEFHDYCISVNKGRKKDGLEPFKPIFGCEMYVSRHGSKSLRRGKEDQGGYHLIVLAKNYQGYKNLIKLVSNSWVDGYYMRPRTDREDLEKYHEGLIVCSACIAGEVPKKILDGDIKGAREAIEWYHNLFGDDYYLELQRHEVKDPTVRANRETFPLQQQANKVLIELAREYGIKLVCTNDVHFVEQENAEAHDHLLCLSTGKDLDDPTRMLYSKQEWFKTKAEMNEIFSDVPEALSNTLEILDKCEIYSIDHDPIMPFFPIPENFGTEEQWRQRINEEQLYEEFTRDENGNNPMPREDGEKKIKKLGGYDKLYRIKFEADFLAELAYKGGKERYLPNDELVMEKVEVDTGNPQSSYSILHSSLPKEVDDRIRFELHIMKTMGFPGYFLIVQDFINSARDELDVWVGPGRGSAAGSVVAYCLGITKIDPLKYDLLFERFLNPDRISLPDIDTDFDDDGRGKVLKWVMDKYGHENCAHIITYASMATKNSIKDVARVEKVPLAISNALCKAIPDRLPDGMKMNLPNAIKCTPELRDAEASNDPALANTIKYAKMLEGTVRGTGIHACGFIICRDPISDWVPVSTADDPDFKDTKTNCTQYDGHVIESTGLIKMDFLGLKTLSELKEACANIKQTCGVEVDLDHIPIDDPKTFELYQQGRTIGTFQFESAGMQKYLRELHPTVFEDLIAMNALYRPGPMDYIPSFIARKNGNEEIKYDIPCMEKYLKDTYGITVYQEQVMLLSRQLAGFTRGESDALRKAMGKKKKDIVDAMKPKFIEGGKKNGHDPKILDKIWADWEKFASYAFNKSHAACYSWVAYQTAYLKANYPAEFMAAIMSRRRDQITEITKLMDECKSMGIATLGPDVNESYQKFGVNKKGEIRFGLAAIKGLGDGAALAIIAEREKNGPYKDIYDFAQRIPFSSVNRKAFESLALSGGFDSFGIRREAFFAENAKGEVFLDTLVRYGQTYQTEKQQAVNSLFGGFDDVEIATPPVPKTDVHWSDIERLNKERDLVGIYLSAHPLDEFRIILENLCNTKCGELADVNSLKDRQDIVFGGIVTAVRSKFTKRGEPCGFVTIEDFDGSGELALFGQDWGTLNGMFTEGATVYVTGKLKPRFQFSDAMEFKVSSVEYLQTIKDKAIDRITISVVTDHEKLNDQVVEELNDIIGECPGNTKLFFQLRDSAGKHHVLLRSQNKQVDVRHQLIDFIEENPALDYKIN; the protein is encoded by the coding sequence ATGGAAGATTTCATACATTTACACGTACATACTTATTATTCAATACTTGACGGACAGTCGAAGATCAAGAATCTGGTCGACAAAGCTGTTGGCGACGGCATGCGAGGTTTAGCCATCACCGATCATGGTGATATGTTTGGCATTAAGGAATTCCATGACTATTGTATCAGTGTGAACAAAGGTCGCAAGAAAGACGGACTGGAACCTTTTAAGCCAATCTTTGGATGTGAGATGTATGTATCGCGTCATGGCTCGAAATCTTTGCGCAGAGGTAAAGAAGACCAGGGTGGTTACCACTTGATTGTGTTGGCCAAGAACTATCAGGGTTACAAGAACCTGATTAAGTTGGTGTCTAACTCATGGGTGGACGGTTATTATATGCGTCCTCGCACAGATCGTGAGGATTTGGAGAAATATCATGAAGGACTTATTGTCTGTTCGGCATGTATAGCCGGCGAGGTGCCCAAGAAAATCCTGGATGGTGACATCAAGGGTGCTCGCGAAGCCATAGAGTGGTATCATAATCTCTTTGGTGATGACTATTACCTGGAACTTCAGCGCCATGAGGTGAAAGACCCCACGGTGCGTGCCAACCGTGAGACGTTTCCTTTGCAGCAGCAAGCAAATAAGGTGCTGATAGAACTAGCTCGGGAATATGGTATCAAACTCGTTTGTACGAACGACGTGCACTTTGTGGAACAGGAGAATGCAGAGGCTCACGACCATTTGTTGTGTCTTTCAACAGGCAAGGACCTTGATGACCCCACGCGTATGCTCTATTCCAAGCAAGAGTGGTTCAAGACCAAAGCTGAGATGAACGAGATCTTTAGCGATGTGCCTGAGGCATTGAGCAACACGCTGGAGATTTTGGATAAATGTGAGATATATTCTATAGATCACGACCCTATTATGCCATTCTTCCCCATTCCGGAAAATTTCGGTACAGAGGAGCAATGGCGGCAACGCATCAACGAGGAGCAACTTTACGAGGAGTTTACTCGCGATGAGAATGGAAATAATCCCATGCCGCGTGAAGATGGTGAGAAGAAAATCAAGAAACTGGGTGGCTACGACAAACTCTATCGCATCAAGTTTGAAGCCGATTTCTTGGCAGAACTGGCCTATAAAGGAGGTAAGGAACGTTACTTGCCCAATGATGAGTTGGTGATGGAAAAGGTCGAGGTGGATACTGGTAATCCACAATCTTCATACTCCATTCTGCATTCATCTTTACCCAAGGAAGTTGATGACCGTATCCGTTTTGAACTTCACATCATGAAAACCATGGGTTTCCCCGGTTACTTCCTTATTGTGCAGGACTTCATCAACTCTGCTCGTGATGAACTGGATGTATGGGTCGGCCCAGGACGTGGTTCTGCAGCAGGTTCTGTGGTGGCTTATTGCTTGGGTATCACAAAGATTGACCCGCTGAAATATGACCTGCTGTTTGAGCGTTTCCTGAATCCTGACCGTATCTCATTGCCTGATATTGATACTGACTTCGATGATGATGGTCGTGGAAAGGTGCTGAAATGGGTGATGGATAAATACGGACATGAGAACTGTGCGCATATCATCACTTACGCCTCAATGGCAACGAAAAATAGTATCAAGGACGTAGCTCGTGTGGAGAAAGTTCCTTTGGCTATTTCAAATGCTTTGTGTAAGGCTATTCCCGACCGTCTGCCTGATGGTATGAAGATGAATCTGCCGAATGCCATTAAATGCACACCAGAACTCCGCGATGCTGAGGCCAGCAATGATCCTGCATTGGCAAATACAATTAAGTATGCGAAGATGTTGGAGGGTACGGTGCGTGGTACGGGTATTCATGCCTGCGGCTTCATTATCTGTCGTGACCCGATTAGTGACTGGGTGCCTGTGTCAACGGCTGATGACCCAGACTTCAAGGATACAAAGACCAACTGTACGCAGTATGACGGTCACGTGATTGAGTCAACAGGTCTGATCAAGATGGACTTCTTGGGCCTGAAGACGCTTTCGGAGTTGAAGGAAGCCTGCGCCAATATCAAACAGACCTGTGGCGTGGAGGTGGATCTTGACCATATCCCCATTGATGACCCAAAGACCTTTGAACTTTATCAGCAGGGACGCACAATCGGTACGTTCCAGTTTGAGTCGGCTGGTATGCAGAAATACTTGCGTGAATTGCATCCTACCGTATTCGAGGATCTTATCGCTATGAATGCCCTCTACCGTCCAGGTCCTATGGACTATATTCCATCGTTTATTGCCCGTAAGAACGGTAACGAGGAAATCAAGTACGACATTCCCTGCATGGAGAAATACTTGAAAGATACCTATGGGATTACGGTGTATCAGGAGCAGGTGATGTTGCTCTCACGACAGTTGGCCGGCTTTACCCGAGGCGAGAGTGATGCTTTGCGAAAAGCCATGGGTAAGAAAAAAAAGGATATCGTTGATGCCATGAAGCCTAAGTTTATTGAGGGCGGAAAGAAGAATGGTCACGATCCGAAGATACTTGATAAGATTTGGGCCGACTGGGAGAAGTTCGCATCTTATGCGTTCAATAAGTCTCATGCCGCTTGCTATTCATGGGTGGCCTATCAGACGGCTTACCTCAAAGCCAATTATCCTGCAGAGTTCATGGCTGCCATCATGAGCCGTCGTCGTGATCAGATTACGGAAATCACCAAGCTCATGGACGAATGTAAGTCAATGGGCATTGCTACACTGGGACCTGATGTAAACGAGTCGTACCAGAAGTTTGGTGTAAATAAAAAAGGTGAAATCCGTTTCGGATTGGCTGCTATCAAGGGCTTGGGTGATGGTGCTGCTTTAGCTATCATTGCGGAGCGTGAGAAAAACGGTCCCTACAAAGATATTTATGACTTTGCACAACGCATACCTTTCTCAAGTGTTAACCGAAAGGCATTTGAATCGTTGGCACTGAGTGGTGGCTTTGATAGTTTTGGCATCCGTCGCGAAGCCTTTTTTGCAGAGAATGCCAAAGGTGAGGTTTTCTTAGATACACTGGTACGCTATGGACAAACCTATCAGACAGAGAAACAGCAGGCTGTTAATTCTCTTTTCGGCGGATTCGATGATGTGGAAATAGCAACTCCGCCTGTGCCAAAGACCGATGTGCATTGGAGTGATATCGAGCGTTTGAATAAGGAACGTGATTTGGTGGGTATCTATCTGTCTGCTCACCCGCTGGATGAGTTCCGTATTATTCTTGAGAACTTGTGTAATACAAAATGTGGCGAATTGGCAGATGTGAACTCACTCAAGGATCGTCAGGATATTGTTTTCGGTGGTATTGTTACGGCAGTACGCTCAAAGTTTACGAAACGTGGTGAACCATGTGGATTCGTGACGATAGAAGATTTTGACGGCTCTGGTGAGCTGGCTCTCTTTGGACAAGACTGGGGAACACTTAATGGTATGTTTACGGAAGGTGCCACTGTCTATGTGACAGGTAAACTGAAACCGCGTTTCCAGTTCTCTGATGCAATGGAGTTTAAGGTGTCTAGTGTGGAATATCTCCAGACCATCAAGGACAAGGCTATAGACCGTATCACGATTTCTGTGGTAACTGATCATGAGAAACTAAACGATCAGGTTGTTGAGGAGTTGAATGATATTATTGGTGAATGCCCTGGTAATACGAAGCTATTCTTCCAGTTGCGTGATTCTGCAGGAAAACATCATGTGCTTCTCCGTTCGCAGAACAAACAAGTGGATGTGCGACATCAACTCATCGATTTTATCGAAGAGAATCCTGCATTGGATTATAAGATAAATTAG